The following coding sequences lie in one Lolium perenne isolate Kyuss_39 chromosome 2, Kyuss_2.0, whole genome shotgun sequence genomic window:
- the LOC127336884 gene encoding flavonol 3-O-glucosyltransferase UGT89B1-like — MSMPHVLVVPFPAQGHALPLLDLSALLASRGIRLTVVTTPANAPLLSPLLAAHPATVQPLVLPFPAHPSLPPGLENAKNCPPSYFAIFIHALAALRHPILAWARSNHPVAAVLSDFFCGWTQPLAAELGVPRLVFSPSGVLGTAVPHSLFRRLVERPSDADDGYSVAFPSIPGELSYQWREISGTYRSYVEGRMDAQVGEAVRQNFLWNLESSGFVSNTLRALEGRYLDSPLEDLGFKRVWAAGPLAPETDTSGELGGEVGAWLDGFSEGAVVYVCFGSQAVLTPAVAAALADALDRSAVPFVWAVGGGGSLVLPEGFEARALAARRGMVVRGWAPQVAILRHAAVGWFMTHCGWNSALEAVAAGVPMLAWPMAADQFVNARLLVDETRVAVRACAGGIGVAPDAGELAAVLADAVGEGGAGARARAKELAAEAAGATKEGGSSWEDLELLVEWIHKL, encoded by the coding sequence tcccggcgcagggccacGCTCTGCCGCTGCTCGACCTGTCCGCCCTGCTCGCGTCCCGCGGCATCCGCCTCACGGTGGTCACCACGCCGGCCAACGCCCCGCTGCTGTCCCCTCTCCTCGCCGCCCACCCCGCCACCGTCCAGCCCCTCGTCCTCCCGTTCCCGGCGCACCCTTCGCTCCCGCCAGGCCTGGAGAACGCCAAGAACTGCCCGCCCTCctacttcgccatcttcatccacgCGCTCGCCGCGCTCCGCCACCCCATCCTCGCGTGGGCGAGGTCGAACCACCCAGTCGCCGCCGTCCTGTCGGACTTCTTCTGCGGGTGGACGCAGCCTCTCGCGGCCGAGCTCGGCGTCCCGAGGCTCGTCTTCTCGCCCTCGGGCGTGCTCGGCACCGCCGTCCCGCACTCGCTAtttcggcggctggtcgagcggcCGTCGGACGCGGATGACGGGTACAGCGTCGCCTTCCCCTCGATCCCCGGCGAGCTGTCGTACCAGTGGAGGGAGATTTCCGGTACGTACAGGAGCTACGTCGAAGGCCGCATGGATGCGCAGGTCGGCGAGGCGGTGAGGCAGAACTTCCTCTGGAACCTGGAGAGCTCGGGATTTGTGTCGAACACCCTACGCGCGCTGGAAGGGAGGTACCTGGACTCGCCGCTCGAGGACCTCGGGTTCAAGCGCGTGTGGGCGGCGGGCCCGCTAGCGCCGGAGACGGACACCTCCGGCGAGCTCGGCGGCGAGGTTGGTGCATGGCTGGACGGTTTCTCGGAAGGCGCGGTCGTCTACGTGTGCTTCGGGAGCCAGGCGGTGCTGACCCCGGCGGTCGCGGCCGCGCTGGCCGACGCGCTGGATCGGAGCGCGGTACCGTTCGTGTGggccgtgggcggcggcggcagttTGGTACTCCCGGAAGGGTTCGAGGCGCGCGCATTGGCGGCGAGGCGCGGGATGGTGGTGCGCGGGTGGGCGCCGCAGGTGGCGATCCTGCGGCACGCGGCGGTTGGGTGGTTCATGACGCACTGCGGCTGGAACTCGGCGCtggaggcggtggcggcgggcgtgCCCATGCTGGCGTGGCCGATGGCGGCCGACCAGTTCGTGAACGCGCGGCTGCTGGTGGACGAGACACGCGTCGCGGTGCGCGCGTGCGCCGGCGGGATCGGCGTGGCGCCGGACGCCGGCGAGCTCGCGGCCGTGCTTGCCGACGCGGTCGGGGAGGGAGGGGCCGGCGCGCGGGCCCGCGCCAAGGAGCTCGCGGCGGAAGCGGCCGGCGCGACGAAGGAAGGAGGGAGCTCGTGGGAGGATTTGGAGCTGCTGGTGGAATGGATTCACAAGCTTTGA